A genome region from Ligilactobacillus cholophilus includes the following:
- a CDS encoding helix-turn-helix domain-containing protein: protein MNYYLLHFFSDKQSRKPAVIRQILSNKKTSSSLYWGMRYQLLNYLNVIPTLNTEKFNMAIKKLIQKDLLIHNDNELLLSEKGIEMKNKFDECHYKLDHPELFLKINYSLWNALMLLMIQVSSEYSYQNKKYYVASNNLQAQFLVKQWINKFGFEQLKTEVKDCLMAFLKQQDELKADIFSQKLIGHDYSGLSNDQIAHHYNLNTLDVDIIFHDLAVQFAYFILSKKDHLSLLVQKSMLSGIFSDTIKQTKELFDSGLSLKQIVTERKLKISTIQEHIEILAIIEKNFPYNKFINENEVEYLDNLYQGNIDKWQFNKMNEDEMNISFFKFRLFCIMRSHDEQRTK, encoded by the coding sequence ATGAATTATTATTTATTACATTTTTTCAGTGATAAACAATCTCGAAAACCAGCAGTAATTCGCCAAATTTTATCAAATAAAAAAACGAGTTCTTCATTATATTGGGGGATGAGATATCAACTATTAAATTATTTAAATGTAATTCCAACGTTAAATACTGAAAAATTTAATATGGCAATAAAAAAATTAATTCAAAAAGATTTATTAATTCATAACGATAATGAATTATTGTTGAGCGAAAAGGGAATTGAAATGAAAAACAAGTTTGATGAATGTCATTATAAACTTGATCACCCTGAACTTTTCTTGAAAATTAACTATTCATTGTGGAATGCATTAATGTTACTAATGATACAAGTCAGTTCTGAATATAGCTATCAAAATAAAAAATATTATGTTGCATCTAATAATCTTCAAGCTCAGTTTTTAGTTAAGCAATGGATTAACAAATTTGGCTTTGAACAATTGAAAACTGAAGTTAAAGATTGTTTAATGGCATTTTTAAAGCAACAAGATGAACTTAAAGCTGATATTTTTTCACAAAAATTAATAGGTCATGATTATTCAGGGTTATCAAATGACCAAATTGCACATCACTACAATTTAAACACGCTTGATGTTGATATTATATTTCATGATTTAGCAGTTCAGTTTGCATATTTTATCTTATCAAAAAAGGATCATTTATCATTATTAGTGCAAAAATCAATGTTATCAGGAATTTTTTCAGATACAATTAAACAGACTAAGGAATTATTTGATTCTGGTTTATCATTGAAACAAATTGTTACAGAAAGAAAACTCAAAATAAGTACAATTCAAGAACATATAGAAATTTTAGCTATTATTGAAAAAAACTTTCCATACAACAAATTCATAAATGAGAACGAAGTCGAATATTTAGATAATTTATACCAAGGAAATATTGATAAGTGGCAATTTAATAAAATGAATGAGGATGAAATGAATATTTCATTTTTCAAATTTAGATTATTTTGCATAATGAGGTCACATGATGAGCAAAGAACTAAGTGA